The proteins below come from a single Miscanthus floridulus cultivar M001 chromosome 1, ASM1932011v1, whole genome shotgun sequence genomic window:
- the LOC136535542 gene encoding protein ROOT PRIMORDIUM DEFECTIVE 1-like — protein MPLPLRVAARLLLARGKTTAVQHVVARHLDHTFERLAAAHLPLVAASPLIDALRACPEPLALPNLARRLPLRLHRRGPLHFLRLFPRVFHLRAPLPLSLSLTPAAAGLLSVASSPADAARTLHRLLAMSVTRSLPLRAIFRVWRELALPDDFEDSIVEGHPHLFRLAPNPDEPNTHILHLVADPATEEFTPAVEKTRPDRYAFKLQFPPGFRLTKEYRKKVKGWQLLPYTGPYQGVSPRAGGSKRVSKLARRKMEKRAVGIAHEFLSLTVEKMVEVEKFSQFRKWFGIEVNVRDVFLDHPGIFYLSAKGKRHTVFLREMYDRGKLVLSNDISEARAKLVELMLLRRRGLGNANSSANMASGATADARESGDDFVEHEDCLLDVSDK, from the coding sequence ATGCCGCTGCCGCTGCGGGTGGCGgcgcggctgctgctggcgcGGGGCAAGACCACCGCGGTGCAGCACGTGGTGGCGCGGCACCTGGACCACACCTTCGAGCGGCTCGCGGCGGCGCACCTGCCCCTCGTCGCGGCGTCGCCGCTGATCGACGCGCTGCGGGCCTGCCCCGAGCCGCTCGCGCTGCCGAACCTCGCGCGCCGCCTCCCGctccgcctccaccgccgcgGCCCGCTCCACTTCCTCCGCCTCTTCCCGCGCGTGTTCCACCTCCGCGCCCCGCTCCCGCTCTCGCTGTCCCTGACCCCCGCCGCCGCGGGCCTCCTCTCCGTCGCCAGCTCCCCCGCCGACGCGGCGCGGAcgctccaccgcctcctcgcGATGTCGGTCACCCGCTCCCTGCCCCTCCGTGCCATCTTCCGCGTCTGGCGCGAGCTCGCCCTCCCCGACGACTTCGAGGACTCCATCGTTGAGGGGCACCCGCACCTCTTCCGCCTTGCCCCCAATCCCGACGAGCCCAACACCCACATTCTCCACCTCGTCGCCGATCCGGCGACCGAGGAATTCACCCCGGCGGTGGAGAAGACCCGGCCGGACAGGTACGCCTTCAAGCTGCAGTTTCCGCCGGGGTTCAGGCTGACCAAGGAGTATCGGAAAAAGGTGAAGGGGTGGCAGCTGCTGCCTTACACCGGCCCGTATCAGGGCGTCAGTCCGAGGGCTGGAGGGAGCAAGAGGGTGTCAAAGCTGGCGAGGAGGAAGATGGAGAAGAGGGCGGTAGGGATTGCGCACGAGTTCCTAAGCCTGACAGTGGAGAAGATGGTGGAGGTGGAGAAGTTCAGTCAGTTCAGGAAGTGGTTTGGGATCGAGGTCAATGTCCGGGACGTGTTCTTGGATCATCCCGGGATATTCTACCTCTCGGCGAAAGGAAAACGGCACACAGTGTTTTTGAGGGAGATGTATGATCGTGGAAAGCTTGTTTTGTCGAATGATATCTCTGAGGCAAGGGCCAAACTCGTTGAGCTCATGCTCCTGCGTCGACGTGGTCTTGGGAATGCCAATTCAAGTGCCAACATGGCTTCAGGTGCCACTGCTGATGCCAGAGAGAGTGGTGATGATTTTGTTGAGCATGAGGATTGCTTGTTGGACGTATCGGATAAGTAA
- the LOC136535559 gene encoding G-type lectin S-receptor-like serine/threonine-protein kinase B120, whose amino-acid sequence MGFLPIHRIILLCFCSSTLLPPPVSSDSRLLPNKPLTVESTLISDDGTFALGFFSPSNSTQKHFYYVGIWYNNIPKDNVMWVANRATPVTDPSSATLALTNTSNLVLSSTSGQMLWTANISSASETTAGEARLDNTGNFILRTSEGVVLWQSFDYPADTLLPGMKLRVTHNRHALQRLVSWKGPQDPTPGSFSYGADPNEFLQRFIWNGSRPYWRSPVWNNYLVVGPYMGIIKSTIYFTVSRDDGEIYMSFGIPGGSSSSTVIKIKMDYSGKIEILTWNSNILEWDVVEAHPNHECSTYGYCGPFGYCDNTEPNATCKCLDSFEPISNKGRSNGRFPEGCRRKETLRCGEENTSFLTLTTMKIPDKFMYVKNRSFDECTAECASNCSCTGYAYANLSTTAINGDDTRCLLWMGDLIDTEKRIRGRENLYIRVNRSSDKKRRSNILKITLPVVSSLLILVFMWLVWICNSRVKQRNKKTWKKIISGVLNISDELGDGKLPSISFREIVLATNNFSSSNMLGHGGFGHVYKGTLECGKTIAVKRLSKGSGQGVLEFRNEVILIAKLQHRNLVKLLGFCIHGDEKLLIYEYLSNKSLDAFLFNSTRKPLLDWSTRFNIILGIARGILYLHQDSRLKIIHRDLKASNILLDDEMSPKISDFGMARIFYGNQQQGNTNRVVGTYGYMSPEYALEGVFSVKSDVYSFGVLVLEIVSGSKISSMHMTEDYPNLIACAWSLWRDGNAKEFVDSSIVDNCSLDETSQCIHIGLLCVQDSPNARPLMSSIVSILENGDTSLPPPKQPIYFAERNYGTDGAAEAIVNSANTTCVTALEGR is encoded by the exons GTTTTTGTTCATCTACCTTACTGCCTCCTCCTGTATCATCAGACAGCCGTCTTCTTCCCAATAAGCCGCTCACTGTTGAAAGCACACTCATCTCCGATGATGGCACTTTTGCCCTGGGCTTCTTCTCCCCGTCCAACTCGACCCAAAAACACTTCTACTACGTTGGTATATGGTACAACAACATCCCCAAGGACAACGTCATGTGGGTTGCCAATCGTGCAACGCCAGTCACCGACCCTTCCTCTGCAACACTTGCCCTGACGAATACATCCAATCTTGTTCTGTCCAGTACTAGCGGCCAGATGCTTTGGACGGCAAACATCAGCTCTGCATCGGAGACCACCGCTGGAGAAGCCAGGCTTGACAATACTGGAAATTTCATCCTTCGGACATCAGAGGGCGTCGTCTTATGGCAAAGCTTCGATTACCCGGCCGACACTCTTCTCCCTGGCATGAAACTTAGAGTCACCCACAATAGACATGCACTGCAACGGCTGGTTTCTTGGAAGGGTCCCCAAGACCCAACTCCGGGCAGCTTTTCCTACGGTGCAGATCCTAATGAGTTCCTGCAAAGGTTTATCTGGAATGGCTCGAGACCATACTGGAGAAGTCCGGTGTGGAATAACTACTTGGTAGTTGGGCCATATATGGGAATTATCAAGTCCACTATCTACTTCACAGTTAGCCGTGATGATGGTGAGATCTATATGTCCTTTGGCATACCCGGTGGCTCCTCATCGTCAACTGTCATCAAGATCAAAATGGACTACTCAGGAAAGATAGAAATCCTAACCTGGAATAGCAACATTTTGGAGTGGGATGTCGTGGAGGCACATCCTAACCATGAATGCAGTACATATGGATATTGTGGTCCGTTTGGGTACTGTGATAACACAGAGCCTAATGCGACATGCAAGTGTCTCGACAGTTTCGAGCCAATAAGCAACAAAGGCAGGAGCAATGGAAGGTTTCCGGAAGGATGCCGCCGCAAGGAGACACTAAGATGTGGTGAAGAAAATACTAGTTTCTTAACTTTGACGACCATGAAGATTCCCGACAAGTTCATGTATGTCAAGAATAGAAGCTTTGACGAATGCACAGCGGAATGCGCTAGCAACTGCTCCTGCACAGGTTACGCTTATGCCAATCTGAGCACCACGGCTATCAACGGGGATGACACAAGGTGCCTATTATGGATGGGAGATTTGATTGACACAGAGAAGCGCATTAGAGGAAGAGAAAATCTTTACATTCGGGTAAACAGATCAAGTG ATAAAAAGAGGAGGAGCAATATCCTGAAAATTACTCTGCCAGTTGTATCAAGTTTGCTCATACTCGTATTCATGTGGCTTGTTTGGATCTGTAACTCACGAG TCAAACAAAGAAATAAGAAAACATGGAAGAAGATAATATCAGGAGTTCTGAACATTTCTGATGAACTCGGGGATGGGAAGCTTCCCTCTATTAGCTTCAGAGAAATTGTACTAGCAACAAACAATTTTTCTAGCTCCAACATGCTTGGACACGGAGGTTTTGGACATGTTTATAAG GGAACATTAGAATGTGGTAAAACAATTGCTGTGAAAAGGCTTAGTAAGGGTTCTGGCCAGGGGGTATTGGAGTTCAGAAATGAAGTAATTCTTATCGCCAAGTTGCAGCACAGAAACCTAGTTAAACTTCTTGGTTTCTGCATTCATGGAGATGAGAAACTATTGATATATGAATACTTATCAAACAAAAGTTTGGATGCCTTTCTTTTCA ATTCCACAAGAAAACCATTGCTTGATTGGTCAACAAGATTCAATATAATATTAGGGATAGCTAGAGGAATTCTTTATCTTCATCAAGATTCAAGGCTGAAGATAATCCACAGGGATctcaaagcaagcaacatattaTTGGATGATGAAATGAGCCCCAAGATATCTGATTTTGGTATGGCAAGAATTTTTTATGGCAACCAGCAACAAGGAAACACCAACCGCGTTGTTGGCACATA TGGTTACATGTCGCCTGAATATGCTTTGGAAGGTGTGTTTTCTGTCAAGTCTGACGTGTATAGCTTTGGAGTTTTAGTTCTAGAGATTGTGAGTGGCTCAAAGATCAGCTCTATGCACATGACAGAAGATTACCCCAACCTTATAGCCTGT GCTTGGAGCTTATGGAGGGATGGGAATGCAAAAGAATTTGTTGACTCGTCCATTGTGGATAATTGTTCGCTTGATGAGACTTCACAGTGCATCCATATCGGGCTCTTGTGTGTTCAAGACAGCCCAAATGCTCGGCCACTCATGTCATCAATTGTGTCGATTCTAGAGAATGGAGATACGTCACTTCCACCTCCAAAACAGCCAATATATTTTGCAGAAAGGAATTATGGAACTGACGGAGCAGCAGAAGCTATTGTGAATTCTGCAAATACTACGTGTGTTACAGCCTTGGAGGGACGCTAG
- the LOC136535550 gene encoding uncharacterized protein, translating to MHLTLSPARATTRKAAAAPTAAAHARSASEPCHPALARLHGTVRALRAWCGAGGASSSSGHGLALLDAVLAALGDLLATPRAAAALHDADADDDQVLDGLLVLADAYGTFESALLAAKQSVADAQAGARRGDGTVVAASLRAHRRTEKELHRLAAAMRHASTSRRAAPAPSSADAADTEVVGAVAEAAVAAAEASAVVFSGCAALSPNVSAMVQTASSASHRWLARLGVAPGARKVAPEMAPAALQRLEELEERIAGLESESEKVFRRLLQARVLLLNIHNPL from the coding sequence ATGCACTTGACGCTCAGCCCTGCGAGGGCGACGACGAGGAAGGCGGCCGCGGCGCCGACCGCGGCAGCACACGCGCGGTCCGCGAGCGAGCCGTGCCACCCGGCGCTCGCGCGCCTCCACGGCACCGTCCGCGCGCTCAGGGCGTGGTGCGGCGCCGGcggagcctcctcctcctccggccacGGCCTCGCGCTCCTGGACGCCGTCCTGGCCGCGCTCGGCGACCTGCTGGCCACGCCGCGGGCCGCGGCGGCCCTccacgacgccgacgccgacgacgaccagGTCCTCGACGGCCTCCTCGTGCTCGCGGACGCGTACGGCACGTTCGAGTCGGCGCTGCTCGCGGCGAAGCAGAGCGTGGCGGACGCGCAGGCCGGCGCCCGACGCGGGGACGGCACGGTGGTCGCCGCGTCGCTGCGCGCGCACAGGCGGACCGAGAAGGAGCTGCACCGCCTCGCCGCCGCGATGCGGCACGCCTCGACCTCGAGGCGCGCGGCGCCGGCGCCCAGCTCAGCGGACGCCGCGGACACTGAAGTGGTCGGCGCGGTGGCGGAGGCGGCCGTGgccgcggcggaggcctcggcggTCGTCTTCTCCGGGTGCGCGGCCTTGTCGCCGAACGTGTCGGCCATGGTACAAACGGCGTCTTCGGCTTCGCACAGGTGGCTGGCGAGGCTGGGCGTCGCACCAGGGGCCAGGAAAGTAGCGCCGGAGATGGCGCCAGCGGCATTGCAGAGGCTGGAGGAGCTAGAGGAACGCATTGCCGGGCTGGAGAGCGAAAGCGAGAAGGTGTTCAGGAGGCTGCTGCAGGCCAGAGTTCTGCTCCTCAACATCCATAATCCTTTGTAA